In Acidobacteriota bacterium, the genomic stretch CCGGAAGACGAGCGCGCCGAGATCCGCTCCGAGGTCGGCCCTTGGGCGCCGCACGTTCGCGAGGTGATCGACGAGTTCCGCGCCATGCCCGACGCCACCATCGTCGAAGTCCTCGATGGCGACGACTCGGTGGAGGTGCGCAAGGTCCGCAACAGCCTGGTGATCGACGTCTCCGAGCCCGGCACCGAGGTCCACGTCGAGATGCCGGTGGTGCTGATGAGCCAGGCCCTGAAAGTCGTCGACCTCTAGGCGCAAGCCACCTGCCGGTGATCGGCCGGCAGACTCCCCTCTCGGTTCCCACGGCCGGGGGTCGCTCCCAGGAGCGGTCCCCGGCCGTTTTCGTTGCCTGCTAGAACCGAGCACCCAAGGCTCGAATTCGTGCACCCGCCATCTCCTGGCGAGCAGCAAGCCCCCTGGCAGCGGCCCTCTCCTCCCCTTCCTGATCCGCTGAAGAAGTCCTGAAACCAGGGCTTTTCAGCGATCTCGAGGGCCTCCCTGCAAGCCTCCCAGAGAACCCGCCGCGAGCTCTGAGTCCGCTGGCCCTCGCCTTGCACAAAGGCCCTTCCATGAGGCCGCCGGTGCCGTCCTGCACCGGCGGCCATGAACCAACTCGGATCAACTTCAGGCGGAGGGTAGCTCACCCATGAAAACCAACCATCGAGGACGACTCACAAACTTTTCACAGGGGCCCCAGGCCGGCTCGAGCCCACCGGCTCGCCAGGTCTGGACGGTGGCGAAGGTCGTCGGGAGATTCGCCCTGGTCGCGATCATCTCGACGGCCTTCGCCGTGCCCGGAGCGCTGGCCGCGACCTTCACCGTCAACGCCGCGGACGACGTCAACGACGCCAGCTGTGACGGCGTCCACTGCTCCCTGCGCGAAGCCATCCTCGCCGCCAATGGCGCCGCCGGTCCGGACGACATCGAGTTCGACATCGCCGGCGGCGGCGTTCAGACCATCGCCGTCACCGGCTCGGCGCTACCGGCCGTGACCGAGGCCTTGACCATCGACGGCTATAGCCAGCCGGGGGCCTCGGCCAACACCCTGGCGGTGGGTTCCGATGCGGTGATCCTGATCGAGCTCGACGGCTCTGCCCTCGGTGGCGGCGCCGGCTTGACCCTCTCCGCTTCCGGATGCACCGTGCGCGGTCTCGCCATCGGCGGCTTTCCCGGCGCCGGCATCAACAACCCCGCCGCCAGCACCGGGCAAGTGATCGCCGGCAACTTCGTCGGCCTCGCCGCCGACGGCTCGACCGCCGCCGGCAATGGCGGCGTCGGCGTGCGCTGCATCGCCTGCTCGACGGCCCTGATCGGTGGCACCGCCCCGGCCGACCGCAACGTCATCTCGGCCAACGGCGTCCACGGCATCAGCTTTCAGACCGCCGCCCCGGACAACACCGTCCAGGGCAACTACATCGGTACCGACGCCTCCGGCACCCTCGACCGCGGCAACACCCAGCGCGGCATCTGGATCACCGGCGGCGGGGCGACCTCCAACACCATCGGCGGCTCGGTGGCCGGCGCCGGCAATGTCATCTCCGGCAATGGCAGCGAGGGCGTGCGGGTCAACGGCAGCTCGACGGTGATTGCCGGCAACTTCATCGGCACCGACGCCACCGGCAGCGCCGCCCTCCCCAACGGCTTGGGAGTACAGCTCCAAACGGCTCAGAACACCGTCGGAGGACTGCTCGCCGCCGCTCGCAATGTCATCTCCGGCAACAACGGCCGCGGCATCTTGATCAACTCCGGAGCCAGCGAAAACCTGGTGGCGGGCAACTTCATCGGCACCGACGTCAGCGGCACCGTGGCCCTTCCCAACGGCTCCGGCATGTTGATCATCAGCGCTTCCGACAACACCGTCGGCGGCACCAGCAGCGCGGCTCGCAACGTCATCTCGGGCAACAACGGTACCGGTATCCGCATCGCCACCGGCAGCGATGCCACCAGCGGCAACACGGTAGCCGGCAACTTCATCGGCACCGACGTGTCGGGTACGCTGCCCCTCGGCAACGGCATCCACGGCATCTCCCTGGCCAGCGATGGGGTGACGGCGCTGTCTTCCAACACCGTCGGCGGTGCCGCCGCCGGCGCCGCCAACGTCATCGCCGCCAACACCGAAGCCGCCATCGCGACCTCGGGCGCCACCTCGAGCTCGAACGCCGTCGTCGGCAACTTCATCGGCACCGACCTCGGCGCCGCCCTGGCGCTGCCCAACGCCATCGGCATCCGCCTCGAGTTGGGCGCCAGCCTGCAGGTGCAGAGCAACCGCATCCTGAACAACGGCACCGGTGTCTTCCTGGAAGGCGCCGGCTCGTCCTTCGAGGCCGCCTCCGACGGCAACTGTCTGGCCTTCAACGGCACCGGCGTCGACAACACCACCGGCG encodes the following:
- a CDS encoding IPTL-CTERM sorting domain-containing protein: MKTNHRGRLTNFSQGPQAGSSPPARQVWTVAKVVGRFALVAIISTAFAVPGALAATFTVNAADDVNDASCDGVHCSLREAILAANGAAGPDDIEFDIAGGGVQTIAVTGSALPAVTEALTIDGYSQPGASANTLAVGSDAVILIELDGSALGGGAGLTLSASGCTVRGLAIGGFPGAGINNPAASTGQVIAGNFVGLAADGSTAAGNGGVGVRCIACSTALIGGTAPADRNVISANGVHGISFQTAAPDNTVQGNYIGTDASGTLDRGNTQRGIWITGGGATSNTIGGSVAGAGNVISGNGSEGVRVNGSSTVIAGNFIGTDATGSAALPNGLGVQLQTAQNTVGGLLAAARNVISGNNGRGILINSGASENLVAGNFIGTDVSGTVALPNGSGMLIISASDNTVGGTSSAARNVISGNNGTGIRIATGSDATSGNTVAGNFIGTDVSGTLPLGNGIHGISLASDGVTALSSNTVGGAAAGAANVIAANTEAAIATSGATSSSNAVVGNFIGTDLGAALALPNAIGIRLELGASLQVQSNRILNNGTGVFLEGAGSSFEAASDGNCLAFNGTGVDNTTGAGTSFVDNWWGSPDGPSGVGPGAGDSVSSDVLFAPFLAAPPTGCPSSTGQVIVSQDTIPDGPQDFAFTGDLGAFSLDDDTDPTLLASQSFFVPAGIYNVTASVVAGFTLTDLFCSDPSGISTGDLGTRTVSVDLLAGETVTCTFVSVEDGSITITKDVVPDSPQDFDYTGDLGGFSLDDDADPTLPTSETFMVAPGTYLVTELAVANLPLTDIECVDPSGDTLVDLDTATATIELGDGEAVACTFVSAAPVIAIPTLGTYGLLAMVGLLLVTAMRVLRRRST